Proteins from one Acropora muricata isolate sample 2 chromosome 9, ASM3666990v1, whole genome shotgun sequence genomic window:
- the LOC136927856 gene encoding uncharacterized protein, translated as MAILRRTERAMVRAMCGAKLMKKERTKDLMEMLGWKETAVQMAKANGLRWYGHVLRRDDGHVPRKALEFEVRGKRKPGRPKKTWKTQVEKKSLCVGLEKKDAMSRGC; from the coding sequence atggcaaTTTTAAGAAGGACCGAGAGAGCAATGGTAAGAGCAATGTGTGGTGCAAAACTGATGAAGAAAGAGAGAACAAAGGACCTGATGGAGATGTTAGGATGGAAGGAAACGGCGGTTCAGATGGCAAAGGCGAATGGACTGAGATGGTACGGGCATGtgttgaggagggatgatgggcACGTTCCGAGAAAAGCGTTGGAGTTTGAAGTGAGGGGCAAGAGGAAGCCAGGACGACCAAAGAAGACGTGGAAGACGCAAGTGGAGAAGAAGAGCCTGTgcgttggtttggagaaaaaggacgccatgagtcgagggtgctaa
- the LOC136927861 gene encoding uncharacterized protein: protein MDVYCLQEARWRGQGARFLGRYKLWWSGNSDGTGGVGVLVKEELCEKVVESGRTAAEKDHFYDDLRSEWDLHSVGELVLSMGDFNGHVGKRIEGYENVHGRNGTGKRNVEGKMLLKGKRGK from the exons ATGGATGTGTATTGTCTGCAAGAAGCAAGGTGGAGAGGACAAGGAGCGCGGTTTTTGGGAAGATACAAGTTGTGGTGGTCTGGGAATAGTGATGGTACAGGAGGTGTGGGAGTTTTGGTGAAGGAGGAGCTTTGCGAAAAGGTTGTGGAG AGTGGCAGAACGGCTGCAGAGAAAGATCATTTTTATGATGATTTGAGGAGTGAGTGGGATCTGCACAGCGTGGGTGAGCTAGTGTTAAGTATGGGTGATTTTAATGGACATGTTGGGAAACGGATCGAGGGTTATGAGAATGTGcatggaagaaatggaacaggGAAGAGAAATGTGGAAGGAAAGATGTTGTTAAAGGGAAAAAGAGGAAAGTGA